From a region of the Paenibacillus lutimineralis genome:
- a CDS encoding class I SAM-dependent methyltransferase — MSDESAKRRAVLNHSGVIDSRTLADSHRRLAELIRPGMYVLDVGCGTGAITRGIAEITGPEGRVIGIDNNPDWIAKAREETQGIPGITFEIGDIYDLKLEQQFDIVTSARVLQWLSSPYTAIEQMVKRVRSGGKLLILDYNHHRIEWSPPIPPSMQSFYDAFLRWRSDAEMDNEITDHLAELMEKTGELTDIVSLSQLDITQHQEPEFIHKALIWAEVADFKGKQMALDGYISEQDRARAEEDYRIWVQSYGESQKMYLRSVEATKN, encoded by the coding sequence ATGAGTGATGAATCGGCGAAGAGAAGAGCGGTACTGAATCATTCCGGTGTGATTGACTCGCGAACGCTAGCGGATTCACACAGGCGATTGGCCGAGCTGATCAGACCTGGAATGTATGTACTGGATGTAGGTTGTGGGACCGGAGCAATTACGCGAGGAATTGCAGAGATTACGGGCCCGGAAGGTAGGGTCATCGGAATCGATAACAATCCAGACTGGATTGCCAAAGCGAGGGAAGAGACGCAGGGAATTCCGGGGATCACCTTTGAAATCGGCGACATCTATGATCTTAAACTTGAACAGCAATTCGATATCGTGACTTCTGCCAGGGTATTGCAATGGTTGAGCAGCCCCTACACGGCAATTGAACAGATGGTCAAAAGGGTTAGGAGCGGAGGAAAATTGCTCATACTTGATTATAACCATCATAGAATAGAATGGAGTCCACCCATTCCACCGTCGATGCAAAGCTTCTACGATGCTTTTCTGAGGTGGCGCTCAGATGCCGAAATGGATAATGAAATAACCGACCATTTGGCAGAGCTGATGGAGAAGACCGGTGAACTGACCGATATCGTATCTCTGTCTCAGCTTGATATCACTCAACATCAGGAGCCGGAATTCATCCACAAAGCACTGATCTGGGCTGAGGTCGCCGATTTCAAAGGCAAGCAGATGGCCCTGGACGGTTATATCTCAGAGCAGGATCGGGCCAGAGCGGAAGAGGATTACCGCATCTGGGTCCAGAGCTATGGTGAATCGCAGAAGATGTATCTTCGATCCGTCGAAGCAACCAAAAATTAA
- a CDS encoding L-lactate dehydrogenase: protein MEPKVSSSKVVIIGTGAVGATTAYTLLLRERVSELVLIDANKERALGEALDMNHGLPFTGGMKIWAGDYSDCAGADIIVIAAGASQQPGETRIDLLKRNARIFDSIIQNIVKYNTHGIILVATNPVDILSYVSLKKSGFPSNRVIGSGTLLDSARFRYLIGEAKEINPRSIHAHIIGEHGDSELPLWSLANVAGIDVEFTDEERERIFESTKNAAYEIINAKGATFYAIALALDRIIVSILKNEASVLNVSTLLNDYNGVSDVYLGVPCIVDSTGVREVLNLELNDEELEKFQASANKLKAAIAELEL, encoded by the coding sequence ATGGAACCTAAAGTTTCTTCAAGTAAAGTCGTTATTATCGGTACCGGTGCCGTTGGAGCAACCACAGCCTACACTTTATTGCTTCGGGAACGAGTATCAGAGCTAGTTCTGATCGACGCAAACAAAGAAAGAGCGTTAGGTGAAGCTCTTGATATGAACCACGGTCTGCCATTTACAGGCGGTATGAAAATCTGGGCGGGCGATTACAGTGATTGCGCTGGCGCCGACATTATCGTTATCGCGGCCGGAGCGTCTCAGCAACCCGGTGAGACAAGAATCGATCTGCTGAAGCGCAATGCCCGTATTTTTGACAGCATCATCCAGAACATTGTGAAGTACAATACCCATGGTATCATCCTTGTCGCAACGAACCCAGTGGATATTTTATCCTATGTATCCTTGAAGAAGAGTGGCTTCCCTTCCAACCGGGTCATTGGCTCTGGTACTCTGCTTGACAGCGCACGCTTCCGCTACCTGATCGGTGAGGCGAAGGAGATTAATCCGCGCAGTATCCATGCTCATATTATCGGGGAGCACGGAGATTCCGAATTGCCGTTATGGAGCCTGGCTAACGTGGCCGGTATCGATGTGGAATTCACGGATGAAGAGCGCGAGCGTATCTTCGAGAGCACCAAGAATGCTGCTTATGAGATCATTAATGCAAAAGGTGCAACCTTCTATGCAATTGCCCTGGCACTCGACCGTATCATCGTCTCCATTCTGAAGAATGAAGCTTCCGTCTTGAACGTCTCTACCCTGTTGAACGACTACAATGGAGTATCGGATGTATATCTTGGAGTACCTTGTATTGTAGACAGTACAGGCGTACGTGAAGTGCTCAATCTTGAGCTTAACGATGAAGAACTTGAGAAATTTCAGGCTTCAGCTAACAAGCTCAAGGCCGCTATTGCCGAACTCGAACTGTAA
- a CDS encoding polysaccharide deacetylase family protein yields MNDKTGSSATVVSPQLESQKDNSTSSGPEAVQEGNNPSDDSSNKDGNSDKPSSNTNSNDNDEQAEQDQEAQDPKDSGKDDSQVDKDKNQAPVDKNNDASKKPVQKDDQNNAEKVVYLTFDDGPGKFTSQIVKILNDNGIHATFFMVGGNLSGNEKAVKKAHEAGNYIGMHSMSHDKKKLYDHGSSPFIKEFQKEQGMMEDIIGTPPWLIRAPYGSAPMIDKKFRDDIVDAGFKMWDWTVDSMDWSYSKHPEKILQQVKKQVHRDREVILMHERSQTVKILPDVISYLKSKGYTFAVYKPDQHFSVNFAKDNRL; encoded by the coding sequence ATGAATGATAAGACAGGTTCATCGGCTACGGTCGTATCTCCTCAATTGGAAAGTCAGAAGGACAATTCCACTTCCTCAGGACCTGAAGCTGTTCAAGAGGGAAATAACCCTTCTGATGATTCATCAAATAAGGATGGAAATTCTGACAAACCTTCCTCTAACACGAATTCTAATGACAACGATGAACAAGCGGAACAAGATCAAGAGGCCCAAGACCCTAAGGATTCCGGTAAGGACGACTCTCAGGTAGATAAAGATAAGAACCAGGCTCCAGTGGATAAGAACAACGATGCCTCGAAGAAGCCGGTCCAGAAGGATGATCAAAATAACGCTGAGAAAGTGGTCTATCTAACGTTTGACGATGGTCCCGGCAAGTTTACATCACAGATTGTCAAAATACTTAATGATAACGGGATTCATGCTACTTTCTTCATGGTTGGCGGTAATTTGTCAGGCAACGAGAAGGCAGTAAAGAAGGCACATGAGGCAGGCAATTATATTGGTATGCATAGTATGTCTCATGATAAGAAGAAATTGTATGATCATGGTAGTAGTCCATTCATTAAGGAGTTCCAGAAGGAACAAGGAATGATGGAGGATATTATTGGAACGCCGCCATGGCTGATCCGTGCTCCATACGGGAGTGCGCCAATGATTGATAAGAAATTCCGTGATGATATCGTTGATGCTGGCTTCAAGATGTGGGACTGGACGGTTGACTCCATGGACTGGAGTTATTCGAAGCATCCTGAGAAAATTCTGCAGCAGGTGAAGAAGCAGGTTCATCGCGATAGAGAAGTAATTCTTATGCATGAACGATCTCAGACCGTCAAGATTTTGCCGGATGTGATCTCCTATTTGAAGAGTAAAGGTTATACCTTTGCCGTCTACAAGCCTGACCAACATTTCTCGGTGAACTTTGCCAAAGATAATAGATTGTAA
- a CDS encoding WD40/YVTN/BNR-like repeat-containing protein yields the protein MRRWYTLIVIMTVAGMLLTACSSKSPAVDPKDQAGETSEEGQTLTVINPDSVGSKTAANSPANETQKYEIQTRLTDFQLLGDSTGLAWGTTRSELRLYMTNDSGETWTNISPATSVLFSSNPQYGKDIYFVSPTHGWIIRNFSESGEAIVLRTIDGGATWKMTSLPKANEVASVFFINEDRGWILSIDNSQKNDTTKTLYLTNNGGASWIKVMSSPLFPTGPEATNATPIQSNSVSMTFSNEKLGYISAIEFGHPEFYVTRNGGVSWNKSDQFFDMSKYKNCSSFLTGTPTFFNNSDIGWIPVGCSRDDAVKYNGYFTNDGGKTWAYAPFDIDWITETNKGAAPFFINSLEGWNIRNGAVYHTTDQGKTWTALPVNGKLHDVMTNLAYNQVVKLQFYTAKFGWLLVAKSDGKRSLLMQTTDGGRSWRVL from the coding sequence TTGAGAAGGTGGTATACGTTAATCGTGATTATGACAGTAGCGGGTATGCTGCTGACTGCCTGTTCTTCAAAATCACCTGCAGTTGATCCTAAGGATCAAGCGGGTGAGACTTCTGAAGAAGGACAAACCTTGACTGTTATTAACCCGGATTCCGTGGGAAGTAAAACAGCTGCGAATAGTCCTGCTAATGAGACACAAAAATATGAGATCCAGACTAGGTTGACGGATTTTCAGCTGCTGGGGGATTCCACGGGCCTTGCCTGGGGAACGACCCGCAGTGAACTTCGTCTCTATATGACGAATGACAGCGGCGAGACTTGGACCAACATATCTCCAGCGACCTCGGTGCTATTCTCCAGCAACCCTCAGTATGGGAAAGATATTTATTTTGTGAGTCCGACCCACGGCTGGATTATTCGTAATTTTAGCGAGTCCGGCGAGGCCATTGTACTTCGGACGATCGATGGAGGAGCTACCTGGAAGATGACCTCTTTGCCTAAAGCGAATGAGGTTGCTTCCGTATTCTTTATTAATGAGGATCGGGGCTGGATCTTATCGATTGATAACAGTCAAAAGAACGATACGACGAAAACGCTGTATTTAACAAATAATGGCGGGGCAAGTTGGATAAAGGTGATGAGTTCTCCATTATTCCCGACAGGACCCGAGGCAACGAATGCAACACCAATTCAGAGCAACTCTGTATCCATGACATTCTCCAACGAGAAGTTGGGATATATTAGTGCGATCGAGTTCGGACATCCAGAGTTCTATGTGACGAGGAACGGGGGAGTATCCTGGAATAAGAGCGATCAATTCTTCGATATGAGTAAATATAAGAATTGTTCCAGCTTTCTGACGGGTACACCTACTTTCTTCAATAATTCAGATATCGGCTGGATTCCGGTTGGATGCTCGCGGGATGATGCTGTGAAGTATAATGGATATTTTACAAATGATGGCGGGAAGACCTGGGCCTACGCTCCATTTGATATCGATTGGATCACGGAGACGAACAAGGGAGCTGCCCCATTCTTCATCAATAGCTTGGAAGGCTGGAATATCCGTAACGGTGCGGTATACCACACAACGGACCAAGGGAAGACATGGACAGCATTGCCGGTCAACGGGAAGCTGCATGATGTGATGACGAATTTAGCATACAATCAAGTGGTAAAATTACAATTTTACACGGCGAAGTTCGGCTGGCTGCTTGTGGCTAAGAGTGACGGAAAACGCTCTCTGCTCATGCAGACGACGGATGGGGGGAGAAGCTGGCGCGTGCTATAG
- a CDS encoding DUF2500 domain-containing protein, giving the protein MESWAEMLGVMNTAFPIFLVVIFGVILLTSASGIRRYFANNRQPVLCVTSVIVGKRTEVSHRHDTETSVNRSDTKYFVTFEVESGDRLEFVVSGQEYGQCSDGDEGKLTFQGSRYYGFERLSRTYRGLHEY; this is encoded by the coding sequence ATGGAATCATGGGCTGAAATGCTAGGGGTAATGAATACCGCTTTTCCGATCTTTCTCGTCGTCATCTTTGGGGTGATTCTCCTGACTTCGGCGAGTGGAATTAGACGTTATTTTGCTAATAACCGACAGCCTGTACTATGTGTAACTTCAGTGATCGTAGGCAAGCGGACCGAGGTATCGCACAGGCATGACACTGAGACGTCCGTGAATCGCTCGGATACGAAGTACTTCGTTACTTTTGAGGTTGAGAGCGGGGACCGCCTTGAATTTGTAGTAAGCGGGCAGGAATATGGTCAATGCTCAGACGGAGATGAAGGGAAGCTGACGTTCCAAGGCAGTCGTTACTATGGATTTGAACGTCTTAGTCGAACTTATCGCGGACTGCATGAGTATTAA
- a CDS encoding FAD-dependent oxidoreductase, with protein MKIAIIGGGLAGLTAAAYLSNSPDTEGTVFERSPQIGGRAFTYEKLGFTLNFGAHAVYGIDRHTLHNMENELGLQFQSKQVDKRKVVYAKHEALTPAPLDFVNIMKTDVLSKREKVRFITEVAAVIGHLHQLKNHRTLGEYLDHTNASQDVKELWEHLVCSNFFISPEDARQVSGEVIADYYHNLFLSGRPVSYILGSWSTITNQLRSKVEANEKWDIALKEPVESIRIENGKYILNTKSREALEFDRVVMAMPVQQVAKLLETTSWNQAFEPYKNNTANEVLVYDIGLSKVVSRPFHYISDMDNKLFISDVSATDHTVAPSGGQLLQGIAYLNDDSLSDDEKKQYLDNKVQQMERLFDTYYPGWREVTEVKRMSKKAMVSSVKNIVTNRLLPLQLPDVPFFFCGDGCEGKGELAERAFSSGRTVAKLLLSRTESLAH; from the coding sequence ATGAAAATCGCGATCATTGGCGGTGGACTTGCCGGCTTAACTGCCGCCGCTTACTTATCCAACAGTCCAGACACCGAAGGTACGGTGTTCGAACGCAGCCCGCAAATCGGCGGACGAGCGTTCACTTATGAGAAATTGGGTTTTACATTGAATTTTGGGGCACATGCGGTTTATGGAATCGACAGACACACGCTGCATAATATGGAGAACGAGCTGGGTCTTCAGTTCCAGAGCAAACAGGTCGATAAGCGCAAAGTAGTGTATGCCAAGCATGAAGCCCTTACGCCGGCTCCACTCGACTTTGTTAATATTATGAAGACTGATGTACTCAGCAAGAGGGAGAAGGTCAGATTCATTACTGAAGTTGCTGCCGTAATCGGGCATCTCCATCAATTGAAGAACCACCGCACATTGGGAGAGTATCTGGATCATACGAATGCATCCCAGGACGTCAAGGAACTATGGGAGCATCTGGTCTGCTCCAACTTCTTCATCAGTCCAGAGGATGCCCGCCAAGTATCCGGTGAAGTCATCGCTGATTATTATCACAACTTATTCCTCTCCGGCAGGCCGGTAAGCTACATTCTCGGCAGTTGGTCCACTATCACCAATCAGCTTCGCAGTAAAGTTGAAGCGAATGAGAAGTGGGATATCGCTCTCAAAGAGCCTGTTGAATCCATTCGGATAGAGAATGGCAAGTACATTCTGAACACCAAGAGCCGTGAAGCACTTGAGTTCGACCGAGTCGTCATGGCGATGCCGGTTCAACAAGTTGCCAAACTGCTCGAGACAACGTCCTGGAATCAAGCATTCGAGCCGTACAAGAACAATACGGCAAATGAGGTACTCGTATATGATATAGGCCTCTCCAAAGTGGTATCGCGACCGTTCCATTATATTAGTGATATGGACAACAAGCTGTTCATCAGTGATGTGTCGGCCACCGACCATACCGTGGCTCCATCCGGTGGGCAGTTACTGCAAGGCATCGCTTATCTAAATGATGACTCCTTAAGCGATGACGAGAAGAAGCAGTACCTGGATAACAAGGTTCAACAGATGGAAAGGCTGTTTGATACGTATTATCCGGGCTGGCGTGAAGTCACCGAAGTCAAACGGATGTCGAAGAAAGCCATGGTATCGAGCGTCAAGAATATCGTTACGAATCGATTGCTACCGCTTCAGCTTCCGGATGTTCCTTTCTTCTTCTGCGGCGACGGATGCGAGGGCAAGGGTGAACTGGCAGAACGTGCCTTCTCCAGCGGCAGGACGGTAGCCAAGCTGCTCTTATCCCGAACTGAATCTTTAGCGCACTAA
- a CDS encoding cell wall hydrolase: MAVIKTNSSDVSLLARLIRAEAEGEGELGMLMVGNVGVNRILGNCLDFKNIRSMDDMVFQSPGGFEATQKGYFYQRARDRDIRLAQRAINGERTWPASNALWFFRPAGDCPATWYNQQNTGRFKAHCFFAPSGEDCPSVY; this comes from the coding sequence ATGGCAGTTATAAAAACGAACTCCTCAGATGTCAGTCTGTTGGCAAGATTAATTCGCGCTGAGGCTGAAGGCGAAGGCGAGCTCGGAATGCTCATGGTAGGTAACGTAGGCGTGAATCGGATTCTTGGAAATTGCCTTGATTTCAAGAATATCCGCAGTATGGACGATATGGTGTTTCAGTCTCCTGGCGGCTTCGAAGCAACGCAAAAAGGCTACTTCTATCAAAGAGCACGCGATCGTGATATTCGTCTGGCCCAGAGGGCGATTAACGGCGAGAGGACTTGGCCAGCCAGCAACGCATTATGGTTCTTCAGACCGGCCGGAGATTGCCCGGCTACCTGGTATAACCAGCAAAATACCGGAAGATTCAAAGCCCACTGCTTCTTTGCTCCTTCCGGCGAAGATTGTCCAAGTGTATATTAG
- the gerQ gene encoding spore coat protein GerQ: MFTQPYRPAGYNAGYAVPRSYSSMSTGTTQTSTMPPQVPVGSPMTSTGTVVPTQTPAFEQSYIENILRLNLGKIGTFYMTYENNSEWNAKIFKGVLEAAGRDHIIISDPKTGVRTMLLMVNFDYATFDEPLKYSYPYASGSVPPTRGCC; the protein is encoded by the coding sequence ATGTTCACACAACCTTATCGCCCAGCCGGTTATAATGCCGGATATGCAGTTCCTCGTAGCTATTCGTCGATGTCTACAGGAACTACCCAGACTTCTACAATGCCGCCGCAGGTTCCAGTAGGCAGTCCGATGACTTCGACGGGAACCGTCGTACCTACCCAGACGCCAGCCTTCGAGCAATCCTATATCGAAAATATCTTGCGTCTTAATCTGGGAAAGATCGGCACATTCTATATGACCTATGAGAACAACTCGGAATGGAACGCAAAAATCTTCAAGGGCGTGCTGGAAGCAGCCGGTCGAGATCATATTATTATTAGTGATCCGAAAACAGGGGTAAGAACGATGCTCCTGATGGTTAATTTCGACTACGCTACCTTTGATGAGCCGCTGAAATATTCATATCCATATGCATCAGGCAGTGTACCTCCAACAAGAGGCTGCTGCTAG
- a CDS encoding hemolysin family protein: MLLLVLLNGFFVSAEFAIVKIRSGRIDALVEEGRKSAITAKHLLNHLEGYLSACQLGITLCSLGLGFLGEPVVARILMPIFVWAGMGESSVHAASLTLAFVLIAIFHIVLGELAPKTIAVRKAETVTLLSVPPMKIFYKIMYPAVWLLNSMSAGLLRLFGITPVSGMESLHTEEEIRVMMKESSESGLIDSTEMSLVDNIFEFADTTAREIMIPRTEMICLYTQNSMDENLQIALEGTRTRYPVCNQDKDHIIGFIHIKDLIRSNTDDYHHLIRPIMAVPESMPISNLMKQMQRGKCQIAILIDEYGGTSGLVTLEDIIEEIIGEIQDEFDEERPGIEQIEEDVFSIDGLMLIDSVNDRFGLELDSDDYDTIGGWLYSRIEILPPQVGQTVEYDGCIYIVEETDNKRISRVKLLKQEFIPLEEAGA, from the coding sequence ATGTTGTTATTGGTCTTGCTTAACGGTTTTTTCGTGTCGGCCGAGTTTGCGATCGTCAAAATCAGGAGCGGCCGGATTGACGCTTTGGTCGAAGAAGGACGCAAGAGTGCTATAACTGCCAAGCACTTGTTAAATCATCTGGAAGGCTATTTATCTGCCTGCCAGCTCGGAATTACATTATGCTCGCTGGGGCTTGGGTTCCTTGGTGAACCGGTTGTGGCCCGGATTCTAATGCCTATATTCGTATGGGCAGGAATGGGCGAGAGCTCGGTTCATGCGGCTTCATTAACGCTGGCTTTTGTGCTTATCGCTATATTTCATATTGTGCTCGGGGAGCTTGCTCCGAAGACAATCGCGGTGCGCAAGGCCGAAACAGTAACTTTATTGTCTGTTCCGCCGATGAAGATATTTTATAAAATTATGTATCCGGCCGTGTGGTTGCTTAACTCGATGTCCGCGGGTCTGTTGAGACTATTCGGTATTACGCCAGTCTCCGGAATGGAATCATTGCATACGGAGGAAGAGATCCGTGTGATGATGAAGGAGAGCAGCGAGAGTGGACTGATTGATAGCACGGAGATGTCGCTGGTTGACAATATTTTTGAATTTGCCGATACAACGGCAAGAGAGATTATGATTCCACGTACCGAGATGATCTGTCTCTACACCCAAAATTCGATGGATGAGAATTTACAGATTGCTCTGGAGGGTACTCGCACTCGTTATCCTGTATGTAATCAAGATAAAGACCATATTATTGGTTTCATTCATATTAAAGATTTGATACGCTCTAATACAGATGATTATCATCATTTGATTCGTCCGATTATGGCTGTTCCTGAGTCGATGCCAATTAGCAATTTGATGAAGCAGATGCAGCGCGGCAAATGTCAGATTGCGATTCTGATTGATGAATACGGTGGAACCTCCGGTCTTGTCACACTGGAAGACATCATTGAGGAGATCATTGGGGAAATCCAGGATGAATTTGATGAGGAACGACCAGGTATTGAACAAATCGAGGAGGATGTGTTCTCCATTGACGGTCTGATGCTGATCGATTCCGTAAATGATCGCTTCGGATTAGAACTGGACTCTGACGATTATGATACGATTGGTGGATGGCTCTATTCAAGAATTGAAATATTGCCGCCTCAGGTCGGTCAAACTGTGGAATATGATGGTTGTATATACATCGTAGAGGAAACTGACAACAAGAGAATTTCACGCGTCAAATTGCTGAAGCAGGAATTTATTCCATTGGAAGAAGCAGGCGCTTAG
- a CDS encoding ArsR/SmtB family transcription factor — translation MSYHLDIQYSRKFEFISSLHSYICRKSHKKIDLTPNWAQKIKQQLTPDLSVMLDELEVNGDWKFSYLVILLSKGMNEIKEVIAWLQNMSVGELYELFAPYGNQFPANMGEFQQRMITVFSEWNRQYFELSDPAIHDALLVHLEERRTAMGHMKQEAFIDDTTNGLVFEPVSGVDKLLLVPQYHFQPMNVIIQYGDVLFCHYSSRTDIGEEDFMPMHDFRTIRALSEKSRLRILRYLHHGPRSFIEIVREMNLSKGITHDHIAKLRSAGLIYVHFQGETVTEYSLRRKALNEIQSKLLDYIEK, via the coding sequence GTGTCATACCATTTAGACATACAATATAGTCGCAAATTCGAATTCATCAGCAGCCTACATAGCTATATATGCCGCAAATCGCACAAAAAAATTGATCTGACACCGAACTGGGCTCAAAAAATTAAACAACAGCTTACTCCCGATTTATCCGTGATGCTTGATGAGTTAGAGGTGAATGGAGACTGGAAGTTCTCTTATCTAGTCATTTTGCTCTCAAAGGGAATGAATGAGATCAAAGAGGTGATTGCTTGGCTGCAGAACATGTCTGTCGGGGAGCTCTATGAATTGTTTGCGCCATATGGCAATCAGTTTCCGGCGAACATGGGGGAGTTCCAGCAGAGGATGATCACGGTATTCAGCGAATGGAACCGGCAATACTTTGAACTATCTGATCCGGCAATTCACGATGCGCTGCTCGTCCATCTAGAAGAGAGACGGACAGCTATGGGACATATGAAGCAGGAAGCATTTATTGATGACACGACGAATGGCTTGGTGTTTGAGCCTGTCTCCGGAGTGGACAAGCTGCTTCTCGTCCCGCAGTACCATTTCCAACCGATGAATGTAATCATCCAGTACGGAGATGTGCTGTTCTGCCACTATTCGTCTAGGACGGATATCGGAGAAGAGGATTTTATGCCAATGCATGATTTTCGTACGATCCGTGCGTTATCGGAGAAGAGTCGCTTAAGGATACTTCGTTATTTGCATCATGGACCTCGCAGTTTCATCGAAATTGTACGTGAAATGAATCTATCCAAAGGGATTACCCATGATCATATTGCCAAACTACGTAGCGCCGGGCTGATTTATGTTCATTTTCAGGGCGAGACCGTGACAGAATATAGCTTGCGCCGCAAAGCGCTTAACGAAATTCAGAGTAAATTACTCGATTATATTGAAAAATAA
- a CDS encoding ABC transporter substrate-binding protein — MRKSAILLTSLILAGSLLLSACSSDNAGNTANTGSTNVSSNSSAANSAVDADQPIAASDMAKLPALAQKRTDTIIVGLTNPSGAFTPYFQQSGYDGNVSSLLYSRLVTQDDKGLAVPELAESWDISDDQLTYTFHLRKDLKFSDGSPMTADDVAFTWTLLYDKAYDGDSIIPSIGIKGGQDYKEGKATSIEGIKVSDPLTVSVTLEKPIATAPIILGGEVLSKAYYGKDYKFGDLEYIKKLHENPVGNGPYKLEKFIPGQEVRMVANEYFYLGKPKTEHFIYKTSEGDTWQYLETGEVDYGSFTATQDNLKKLKDMGYLNIVPYTPSVYGYLGVNLDHEAYKDKNVRQALAYGLDRQGIYVDANQGAGQVANIPTAPISWSYTEDGINPYAYDPEKAKQILDDAGWTVGSDGIREKDGKKLTLHFLGSKSPATDIFIAVATENFKEIGINFQPEVFADFNALVAKYESGDYDLVSFSTPILSDPSDGVQQFINGEIKGYDNPKVKELYYEALSTSDTEQRKQYYAEMYKILNDELPVIFTSYRKSYYAYNGRLDGVINNPFAGFQDVNNWTLK; from the coding sequence ATGAGAAAAAGTGCAATTTTGTTAACTTCATTAATACTAGCGGGTTCATTGCTATTGTCGGCATGCTCGAGCGATAATGCGGGGAATACGGCAAATACCGGATCCACCAACGTATCTAGCAATTCTAGTGCAGCGAACAGTGCTGTAGATGCGGATCAGCCGATTGCAGCGAGCGATATGGCAAAATTGCCAGCGCTGGCACAGAAGCGTACAGATACGATCATTGTTGGTTTGACCAATCCAAGCGGTGCATTCACGCCTTACTTCCAACAAAGCGGTTATGACGGCAACGTATCTTCGCTGTTGTACTCCAGACTCGTCACACAGGATGACAAGGGGCTTGCTGTTCCAGAACTTGCAGAGAGCTGGGATATTTCCGACGATCAACTTACTTACACCTTCCATCTGCGTAAGGATCTGAAATTTAGCGATGGATCTCCAATGACCGCGGATGACGTAGCATTTACCTGGACTTTACTATATGACAAAGCCTATGATGGCGATTCGATCATTCCTTCGATCGGGATTAAGGGCGGGCAAGATTACAAGGAGGGCAAGGCAACCTCTATCGAGGGGATTAAGGTCAGTGATCCGCTTACTGTATCCGTCACTCTGGAGAAGCCAATTGCCACAGCACCGATCATACTCGGCGGCGAGGTTCTGTCCAAAGCGTATTACGGCAAAGATTATAAATTCGGTGATCTGGAATACATCAAGAAATTGCATGAGAATCCGGTTGGCAACGGCCCTTACAAGCTGGAGAAATTCATTCCAGGCCAGGAAGTTCGTATGGTAGCCAATGAATACTTCTACCTGGGCAAGCCGAAGACGGAGCATTTCATTTATAAAACCTCTGAGGGAGATACCTGGCAGTACCTGGAGACCGGGGAAGTAGACTATGGTTCCTTTACTGCAACACAGGACAATCTGAAAAAGTTGAAAGATATGGGGTACTTGAATATCGTTCCTTACACTCCAAGTGTATATGGCTATTTGGGTGTCAATCTGGATCATGAAGCTTATAAGGATAAAAATGTGCGTCAAGCGCTCGCCTACGGACTGGATCGTCAGGGAATCTATGTCGATGCCAACCAAGGAGCAGGCCAGGTGGCGAACATTCCGACAGCTCCAATCTCTTGGTCCTACACCGAAGATGGAATCAACCCGTATGCTTATGATCCAGAAAAAGCGAAGCAAATCCTAGATGATGCTGGCTGGACCGTTGGCTCGGATGGAATTCGCGAGAAGGACGGCAAGAAGTTGACCTTGCACTTCCTAGGCAGCAAGAGCCCAGCTACCGATATCTTCATTGCTGTCGCTACAGAGAACTTCAAGGAGATCGGCATCAATTTCCAACCTGAGGTATTCGCGGACTTCAACGCACTGGTTGCTAAGTACGAAAGCGGCGACTACGATCTCGTATCCTTCTCAACGCCAATTCTGAGCGATCCTTCCGACGGCGTGCAGCAGTTCATCAATGGAGAGATCAAGGGATACGACAATCCGAAGGTGAAGGAACTTTATTATGAAGCACTCTCCACAAGCGATACGGAGCAGCGGAAGCAATACTATGCTGAAATGTACAAAATTCTGAACGACGAACTGCCGGTTATTTTTACAAGCTATAGAAAGAGCTATTATGCGTACAATGGCCGGCTGGACGGGGTTATCAACAATCCGTTCGCAGGATTCCAGGATGTTAATAATTGGACTCTGAAATAA